One genomic segment of Natrononativus amylolyticus includes these proteins:
- a CDS encoding carboxymuconolactone decarboxylase family protein codes for MARVPYVTQDDLDPEYQELVVSSLQPGKTVNVYSAIGNNQEVLRGLREFLGALWNHSGLTDRQREIVILTAASEIGSAYEWHQHVTIATDAGLEPAEIGAIARDDRRALPDEERALVAYTRAVVRGRVTDALHEAVVEYVGEETTVGAAATAAGYLALGRIIDALDVDLEAGDEFVGWDPE; via the coding sequence ATGGCACGAGTCCCGTACGTAACGCAGGACGACCTCGATCCGGAGTACCAGGAGCTCGTCGTCTCCTCGCTCCAGCCCGGGAAGACCGTCAACGTCTACAGCGCAATTGGGAACAATCAGGAGGTCCTCCGCGGGCTCCGTGAGTTTCTCGGGGCGCTGTGGAACCACTCCGGGCTCACGGACCGCCAGCGCGAGATCGTGATTCTGACCGCCGCCTCCGAGATCGGATCCGCCTACGAGTGGCACCAGCACGTCACCATCGCGACCGACGCGGGCCTCGAGCCCGCGGAGATCGGCGCGATCGCCCGCGACGACCGGCGGGCGCTCCCCGACGAGGAACGGGCGCTGGTCGCGTACACCCGCGCCGTCGTTCGGGGCCGGGTCACCGACGCGCTCCACGAGGCGGTCGTCGAGTACGTCGGCGAGGAGACGACGGTCGGTGCGGCCGCGACCGCTGCGGGCTACCTCGCGCTCGGACGGATCATCGACGCGCTCGACGTCGACCTCGAGGCGGGCGACGAGTTCGTCGGCTGGGACCCCGAGTAG
- a CDS encoding redoxin domain-containing protein — translation MVYEGEVAPEFTLPEAGGTAYNDIGEFTLSAELGDGPLVLAFYPAAFTSGCTDEMCAFRDSFAAFDDLEARVYGVSVDLPFAQNVWIEEHDLPFSMLSDWNHEVIRAYDVVLEEMYGALEVAQRSVFVLDEAGTVTYRWVRTDENPAFDAFVAEVRDEVARAAEG, via the coding sequence ATGGTCTACGAAGGAGAGGTAGCGCCGGAGTTCACGCTGCCCGAAGCCGGCGGGACCGCGTACAACGACATCGGGGAGTTCACCCTCTCGGCCGAACTCGGCGACGGGCCGCTAGTGCTCGCCTTCTACCCGGCGGCGTTCACGAGCGGCTGCACCGACGAAATGTGCGCCTTCCGCGACTCGTTCGCGGCGTTCGACGACCTCGAGGCGCGGGTGTACGGCGTCAGCGTCGACCTCCCGTTCGCCCAGAACGTCTGGATCGAGGAACACGACCTGCCGTTCTCGATGCTCTCGGACTGGAACCACGAGGTGATCCGGGCGTACGACGTCGTCCTCGAGGAGATGTACGGCGCGCTCGAGGTCGCCCAGCGGAGCGTCTTCGTCCTCGACGAGGCGGGGACCGTGACCTACCGGTGGGTGCGAACGGACGAGAATCCGGCGTTCGACGCCTTCGTCGCCGAGGTTCGCGACGAGGTCGCTCGCGCGGCCGAGGGGTAG
- a CDS encoding MFS transporter → MNDNDRAIVTFVSLSHMMVHTYELSIPILMTIWLLEFSVTAATLGAVVTVGYFLFGVGALPGGVLVDRFGSRPLIFACLIGMTLSFLALGFSPNVYAIALSLGMWGIAASVYHPAGLTLISKGVGGEGRGRAYAYHGMAGNLGIALGPLATALLLLAFDWRLVVAILVVPTVLTILVGLTLSFDETAAVDPDAEGVDSKGEITPASFVSDTRLLLTAGFVTVFAIVMFNGLYYRGVLTFLPDMLGNFLAALEVELEVFAEDSPFAEEFDLAQYVYVGLLMVGILGQYVGGLLTDRIPTERGLVIALGALAVLGLTYVPAATAGFGPLLVVSALLGIFLFAMQPLTQATIASYSPPEARGLSFGWTFLAIFGIGALGASVAGVVLTYASATALFLVLAGFATTGCLLALTLTIREW, encoded by the coding sequence ATGAACGACAACGACCGGGCGATCGTGACGTTCGTCTCGCTGTCGCACATGATGGTCCACACCTACGAGCTGTCGATCCCGATTCTGATGACGATCTGGCTGCTCGAGTTCTCCGTGACGGCGGCGACGCTGGGGGCGGTCGTCACCGTCGGCTACTTCCTGTTCGGCGTGGGCGCGCTTCCCGGCGGGGTGCTGGTAGACCGGTTCGGCTCCAGGCCGCTCATCTTCGCCTGCCTCATCGGGATGACGCTGTCGTTTCTCGCCCTCGGCTTTTCACCGAACGTCTACGCGATCGCGCTCTCGCTGGGCATGTGGGGGATCGCCGCGAGCGTCTACCACCCGGCGGGGCTCACCCTGATCAGCAAGGGAGTCGGGGGAGAGGGGCGTGGGCGCGCGTACGCCTACCACGGCATGGCGGGGAACCTCGGAATCGCGCTCGGGCCGCTCGCGACGGCGCTGTTGTTGCTCGCGTTCGACTGGCGTCTCGTCGTCGCGATACTCGTCGTCCCGACGGTTCTCACGATCCTGGTCGGGCTAACGCTCTCGTTCGACGAGACCGCCGCCGTCGATCCGGATGCGGAGGGAGTCGATAGCAAAGGGGAGATCACGCCCGCGTCGTTCGTCTCCGACACCCGACTGCTGCTGACGGCGGGGTTCGTCACCGTCTTCGCGATCGTCATGTTCAACGGCCTCTACTACCGGGGCGTCCTCACCTTCCTGCCGGACATGCTCGGGAACTTCCTCGCCGCCCTCGAGGTCGAACTCGAGGTGTTCGCCGAGGACAGCCCGTTCGCAGAGGAGTTCGACCTCGCACAGTACGTCTACGTCGGGTTGTTGATGGTCGGAATCCTCGGCCAGTACGTCGGCGGGCTGCTCACCGACCGGATCCCGACCGAGCGGGGACTGGTCATCGCACTCGGCGCGCTCGCCGTGCTCGGGCTCACGTACGTGCCCGCGGCGACGGCCGGCTTCGGCCCGCTGCTGGTCGTGAGCGCGCTGCTCGGGATCTTCCTGTTCGCGATGCAGCCGCTCACGCAGGCGACGATCGCCAGCTACTCCCCGCCGGAGGCGCGCGGACTCTCGTTCGGTTGGACGTTCCTCGCGATCTTCGGCATCGGCGCGCTCGGCGCCAGCGTCGCCGGCGTCGTCCTCACTTACGCGAGCGCGACGGCGCTGTTTCTCGTCCTCGCCGGGTTCGCGACGACCGGCTGTCTGCTCGCACTCACGCTGACGATCCGCGAGTGGTAG
- a CDS encoding DNA-methyltransferase, translating into METTHRVLVGDARSLEGVADESVELVVTSPPYPMIEMWDDLFSELDPSIGDALDAGDGRDAFEGMHAELDRVWDEVERVLVDGGIACINVGDATRSLDGSFRVYPNHARVLEAFESRGFDPLPDVLWRKPANSAAKFMGSGMIPPNAYVTLEHEYILLFRKGSESRSFPAGADRRYEAAYFWEERNRWFTDVWTDVRGELQALPEDDDLRERSGAYPLEIPYRLICMYSAYGDTVLDPFFGTGTTGLAAMCAGRHSIGVDIEEAFVSVFDERVEDVPTLSQEVGRHRLERHREFVADRREEGSPPAYDADRYETAVVTQMETGIRLVAVADVVRTADGYRLEHEGLE; encoded by the coding sequence ATGGAGACGACCCACAGGGTTCTCGTCGGCGACGCCCGCTCCCTCGAGGGTGTCGCCGACGAGTCGGTCGAACTCGTCGTCACGTCGCCGCCGTACCCCATGATCGAGATGTGGGACGACCTCTTTTCGGAGCTCGATCCGTCGATCGGCGACGCGCTCGACGCCGGTGACGGCCGGGACGCGTTCGAGGGAATGCACGCCGAACTCGACCGGGTCTGGGACGAAGTCGAGCGGGTGCTCGTCGACGGCGGCATCGCCTGTATCAACGTCGGCGACGCGACCCGCTCGCTCGACGGGAGCTTTCGCGTCTACCCGAACCACGCGCGGGTTCTCGAGGCGTTCGAGTCCCGCGGCTTCGATCCGCTTCCGGACGTGCTCTGGCGAAAACCCGCCAACAGCGCCGCGAAGTTCATGGGCAGCGGGATGATCCCGCCGAACGCCTACGTCACCCTCGAGCACGAGTACATCCTGCTCTTTCGAAAGGGGTCGGAGAGCCGGTCGTTCCCGGCCGGCGCCGACCGGCGCTACGAGGCCGCCTACTTCTGGGAGGAGCGCAACCGCTGGTTCACCGACGTCTGGACCGACGTTCGCGGCGAGCTCCAGGCGCTCCCGGAGGACGACGATCTCCGGGAGCGATCCGGGGCGTACCCCCTCGAGATCCCCTACCGGCTGATCTGCATGTACTCGGCCTACGGCGACACCGTTCTGGACCCGTTCTTCGGCACCGGAACGACCGGCCTCGCCGCGATGTGTGCGGGCCGCCACTCGATCGGCGTCGACATAGAGGAGGCGTTCGTTTCGGTGTTCGACGAGCGCGTCGAGGACGTCCCGACCCTCTCGCAGGAGGTCGGACGACACCGCCTCGAGCGCCACCGGGAGTTCGTCGCCGACCGGCGCGAGGAGGGATCGCCGCCCGCGTACGACGCCGATCGCTACGAGACGGCCGTCGTGACTCAGATGGAGACCGGGATCCGGCTCGTCGCGGTCGCAGACGTCGTCCGGACCGCCGACGGCTACCGACTCGAACACGAGGGCCTCGAGTAG
- a CDS encoding YIP1 family protein, whose protein sequence is MTRWIENPEGGRDRGPRALARAWVEVLVRPWRFFRAAVSPGDQAPGLTFLMTVVLVSETTRFLLVPGVYSLEGVSRPIAGLFWLSLVVLLVAPLALHLVSALQTLVLMVVVEDRAGISQTVQVIAYSTAPCALAGIPVPELRALLACYGAVLLIVGLRIVHDTSLLRATVAGAVPAALVFGYGFRGFDALGNTVLLQPIV, encoded by the coding sequence ATGACGCGCTGGATCGAGAACCCGGAGGGCGGTCGGGACCGCGGCCCGCGAGCGCTCGCCAGGGCGTGGGTCGAAGTGCTCGTCCGACCGTGGCGGTTCTTTCGGGCCGCCGTCTCCCCCGGCGACCAGGCGCCCGGCCTGACGTTCCTGATGACGGTCGTTCTCGTCTCGGAGACCACCCGATTCCTGCTCGTTCCCGGCGTTTACTCCCTCGAGGGCGTCTCGCGGCCGATCGCCGGACTGTTCTGGCTCAGCCTCGTCGTCCTGCTGGTCGCGCCGCTGGCGCTGCACCTCGTCTCGGCGCTACAGACGCTCGTTCTGATGGTCGTCGTCGAGGACCGCGCGGGGATCAGCCAGACCGTACAGGTGATCGCCTACTCGACTGCCCCCTGTGCGCTGGCGGGAATCCCGGTTCCGGAGCTCCGAGCGCTGCTCGCGTGTTACGGGGCGGTGTTGCTGATCGTCGGCCTGCGGATCGTCCACGACACGTCGCTGCTTCGGGCGACGGTCGCGGGTGCGGTGCCGGCCGCGCTGGTCTTCGGCTACGGGTTCCGCGGGTTCGACGCGCTCGGTAATACCGTACTACTCCAGCCGATCGTCTGA
- a CDS encoding thymidine kinase, whose protein sequence is MHAITNSGWIEVVTGSMFSGKTEELLRRLRRAEIAGQEVAVFTPALDDRYGAEFVGSHDGRRWEASAIDPETDLEGVFDELNGEQVVAFDEANFFGASLVACCERLAADGRRVIVSGTDQTFRGEPFEPLPQLIAVAEYVEKFRAICAVCGEPATRNQRLVDGEPAHVDDPTILVGAEESYEARCRHCHTLRTE, encoded by the coding sequence ATGCACGCGATCACGAACAGCGGGTGGATCGAGGTCGTCACCGGCAGTATGTTCTCCGGGAAAACCGAGGAACTGCTGCGGCGACTGCGGCGCGCGGAGATCGCCGGCCAGGAGGTCGCCGTCTTCACCCCCGCTCTCGACGATCGCTACGGCGCGGAGTTCGTCGGCTCCCACGACGGGCGCCGCTGGGAGGCCTCGGCGATCGACCCGGAGACCGATCTCGAGGGGGTGTTCGACGAACTCAACGGCGAACAGGTCGTCGCGTTCGACGAGGCGAACTTCTTCGGGGCGTCGCTCGTGGCGTGCTGTGAACGCCTGGCGGCCGACGGTCGGCGCGTGATCGTCAGCGGCACGGACCAGACGTTCCGCGGGGAGCCGTTCGAACCGCTGCCCCAGCTGATCGCCGTCGCCGAGTACGTCGAGAAGTTCCGGGCGATCTGTGCGGTCTGCGGTGAACCCGCGACGCGCAATCAGCGGCTGGTCGACGGCGAGCCGGCACACGTCGACGACCCGACGATCCTCGTCGGCGCCGAGGAGTCCTACGAAGCCCGCTGTCGTCACTGTCACACGCTGCGAACCGAATGA
- a CDS encoding NADPH-dependent FMN reductase: METANREGDDRLVDPVRVVAICGSLREESYTRAALERVLEEAERSGAETELLDLREWELPTFDPDVDREAAGDAEEFAARVRAADAIVLGTPMYHGSYSSPLKAALDYCGFDEFRDETVGLLAVSGGAFPVTALEHLRSVCRALNAWVIPHEVAIPRANRALEDGRFVDDGLEERAATLGRRAVQYAAIEPDPDSFESDQNVGARGK, translated from the coding sequence ATGGAGACCGCAAACCGGGAGGGCGACGACCGGCTCGTAGATCCCGTCCGCGTCGTCGCGATCTGTGGCAGTCTGCGCGAGGAGAGTTACACCAGGGCGGCACTCGAGCGCGTGCTCGAGGAGGCCGAACGAAGCGGCGCCGAAACCGAACTGCTCGACCTCCGGGAGTGGGAGCTACCGACGTTCGACCCGGACGTCGACCGGGAGGCAGCCGGCGACGCGGAGGAGTTCGCCGCTCGCGTCCGCGCGGCCGATGCGATCGTTCTCGGCACGCCGATGTACCACGGCTCGTACTCCTCGCCGCTGAAAGCCGCCCTCGACTACTGCGGTTTCGACGAGTTCAGAGACGAGACCGTCGGTCTGCTCGCCGTCTCCGGCGGCGCGTTTCCGGTGACGGCTCTCGAGCACCTGCGGTCGGTGTGTCGGGCACTCAACGCGTGGGTGATTCCCCACGAGGTTGCGATCCCCCGCGCGAACCGCGCCCTCGAGGACGGGCGGTTCGTCGACGACGGCCTCGAGGAGCGCGCCGCGACGCTGGGGCGGCGGGCGGTGCAGTACGCGGCGATCGAACCCGACCCCGACTCCTTCGAGAGCGACCAGAACGTCGGCGCCAGGGGCAAGTGA
- a CDS encoding A/G-specific adenine glycosylase, producing MTADVELPDDLEAVREALVEWYEDDHRDFPWRRTDDPYAILVSEVMSQQTQLERVEEAWTAFLDRWPTTAGLAAADRSDVVGFWTGHSLGYNNRAKYLHEAARQVESEYGGEFPERPGELEELMGVGPYTANAVASFAFNEGDAVVDTNVKRVCYRAFNVPDDDAIFEDVANRLMPEGESRTWNNAVMELGGVACTKRPRCDEVGCPWREWCSAYASGDFTAPDVPTQPSFDGSRRQFRGRVIRTLREYDELRLDELGHRVRVDYSPEGTHGREWLEGLLEDLSADGLVTIDTRNGERVARLRR from the coding sequence ATGACCGCCGACGTCGAATTGCCCGACGACCTCGAGGCCGTCAGGGAGGCGCTGGTCGAGTGGTACGAGGACGACCACCGCGACTTTCCGTGGCGCCGCACCGACGACCCCTACGCCATCCTCGTCAGCGAGGTGATGAGCCAGCAGACCCAGCTCGAGCGCGTCGAGGAGGCCTGGACGGCGTTCCTCGACCGGTGGCCGACGACCGCCGGTCTCGCGGCGGCCGACCGATCCGACGTGGTCGGCTTCTGGACGGGCCACAGCCTCGGCTACAACAACCGCGCGAAGTACCTCCACGAGGCCGCCCGCCAGGTCGAATCGGAGTACGGCGGGGAGTTTCCGGAGCGTCCCGGGGAGCTCGAGGAGCTCATGGGCGTGGGTCCGTACACCGCCAACGCCGTGGCGAGCTTTGCGTTCAACGAGGGCGACGCGGTCGTCGACACGAACGTCAAGCGCGTCTGCTACCGCGCCTTCAACGTGCCCGACGACGACGCGATTTTCGAGGACGTGGCGAACCGACTCATGCCCGAGGGGGAGTCTCGGACGTGGAACAACGCGGTCATGGAACTCGGCGGCGTCGCCTGCACCAAACGGCCGCGGTGTGACGAGGTCGGCTGCCCGTGGCGCGAGTGGTGTTCGGCCTACGCCAGCGGCGACTTCACCGCACCCGACGTCCCCACCCAGCCGAGCTTCGACGGGAGCCGTCGGCAGTTCCGCGGGCGCGTGATCAGGACGCTCCGAGAGTACGACGAACTCCGGCTGGACGAGCTCGGTCACCGGGTTCGTGTGGACTACAGTCCGGAGGGAACGCACGGCCGCGAGTGGCTCGAGGGGCTCCTCGAGGACCTCTCGGCGGACGGGCTCGTCACAATCGACACCAGGAACGGCGAGCGGGTCGCCCGCCTCCGCAGGTGA
- a CDS encoding aminotransferase class III-fold pyridoxal phosphate-dependent enzyme, whose translation MDRETVEPQVDAIPGSRAKRWSEYHHQFSAPSTYVYDFVWDTQAEAVGPFCTDVDGNVLMDFTSHVAAAPLGYNNPLIADKLREFDLVDPLKIAGQDFYVSGGASPEDADFPGPTQLMERLVDLTSEYGMDRVFLSNSGAEAVENAIKICYASGGHRAFTFDGAFHGRTLGALSLNRSKAVHRKGYPEVPGVVSVPYPSTQEMYETEWRTDGPGGNVVADKLDPEQGVIDPDEVAFLIFEPLQGEGGYRVPHDGFAQDLEDLRERFDLKIIADEIQSGLGRTGEMWGVDHLPVTPDVITSAKGLRVGATISRSDVFPEEKGRISSTWGAGDMMASLQGVLTIDAIREANLLENVRDRGEQLRTRLEESDAPGLTDVRGRGLMLAVEFDTKARREAVVEAAMKRGLLTLGCGYKTLRLLPPLDVTEREIDLGAELFLEAIDDVAAQMTTTA comes from the coding sequence ATGGACCGAGAGACGGTCGAACCACAGGTAGACGCGATCCCCGGATCACGAGCGAAACGCTGGTCGGAGTACCACCATCAGTTCTCGGCGCCGAGCACCTACGTCTACGACTTCGTCTGGGACACCCAGGCCGAGGCGGTCGGCCCCTTCTGTACCGACGTCGACGGCAACGTGCTCATGGACTTCACGAGTCACGTCGCGGCGGCGCCGCTCGGGTACAACAACCCGCTGATCGCCGACAAACTCCGGGAGTTCGATCTGGTCGATCCGCTGAAGATCGCCGGTCAGGACTTCTACGTCAGCGGCGGCGCCAGCCCCGAAGACGCCGACTTCCCCGGCCCCACCCAGCTGATGGAGCGGCTGGTCGACCTCACGAGCGAGTACGGCATGGACAGGGTGTTCCTCTCGAACTCGGGCGCGGAGGCGGTCGAGAACGCGATCAAGATCTGCTACGCATCGGGCGGCCACCGCGCCTTCACCTTCGACGGCGCGTTCCACGGCCGCACCCTCGGGGCCCTCTCGCTCAACCGCTCGAAGGCCGTCCACCGAAAGGGCTACCCCGAGGTGCCGGGCGTCGTCAGCGTCCCCTACCCCTCGACCCAGGAGATGTACGAGACGGAGTGGCGGACCGACGGCCCCGGCGGTAACGTCGTCGCCGACAAACTCGACCCCGAACAGGGCGTCATCGACCCCGATGAAGTCGCCTTCCTCATCTTCGAGCCGCTTCAGGGCGAGGGCGGCTACCGCGTCCCCCACGACGGCTTCGCCCAGGACCTCGAGGATCTGCGAGAGCGCTTCGACCTGAAGATCATCGCCGACGAGATCCAGTCGGGCCTGGGCCGCACCGGCGAGATGTGGGGCGTCGATCACCTCCCGGTCACGCCCGACGTCATAACCAGCGCCAAGGGCCTGCGCGTCGGCGCGACCATCTCCCGCTCGGACGTCTTCCCCGAGGAAAAAGGTCGGATCTCCTCGACCTGGGGCGCCGGCGACATGATGGCCTCGCTCCAGGGCGTGCTCACCATCGACGCGATCCGCGAGGCGAACCTGCTCGAGAACGTCCGCGACCGCGGGGAACAGCTCCGGACCCGCCTCGAGGAGAGCGACGCTCCCGGACTCACCGACGTCCGCGGGCGCGGCCTGATGCTCGCCGTCGAATTCGACACCAAGGCCCGCCGCGAGGCCGTCGTCGAGGCGGCGATGAAGCGCGGGCTGCTCACCCTCGGCTGTGGCTACAAGACGCTGCGCCTGCTGCCGCCGCTCGACGTCACCGAGCGCGAGATCGACCTCGGTGCGGAGCTGTTCCTCGAGGCGATCGACGACGTCGCAGCGCAGATGACGACGACGGCGTAA